The following are encoded together in the Citrobacter arsenatis genome:
- a CDS encoding helix-turn-helix transcriptional regulator: MINIVIKEPDVLFQSGLASLFTEFFSHENKKIDFNFNFTSASAKAADIIVLSLCPGESFTCFPELQERKKGVVIGFIDDDLRVSVQPSCFQDIIFISRRAPVAQVRTVLNAAWRRTQQVGYRQSSVSCFECQQQTFSPQQIRIMAGLYKGMSVMQIANELMISDKTVFAHKYTAMKKFNLHSDYELLLLLNKMIERNDWHKYFHGYMK, from the coding sequence ATGATTAATATTGTAATAAAAGAACCGGATGTATTATTTCAGAGTGGGTTGGCCTCGCTTTTTACTGAGTTCTTTTCCCATGAGAATAAAAAAATTGATTTCAATTTTAACTTCACGTCAGCAAGTGCTAAAGCGGCGGATATCATTGTGCTTTCGTTATGTCCCGGAGAGTCTTTTACTTGTTTTCCTGAATTACAGGAGCGTAAAAAAGGGGTTGTGATTGGCTTTATCGATGATGATCTCCGTGTCTCAGTTCAGCCTTCTTGTTTTCAGGATATTATCTTTATTTCTCGTCGTGCACCCGTGGCGCAGGTGCGCACTGTTCTGAATGCTGCATGGCGAAGGACGCAGCAGGTAGGCTATCGCCAGTCATCCGTCTCATGTTTCGAATGCCAGCAACAAACGTTTTCACCGCAGCAGATCCGTATCATGGCCGGTTTATATAAAGGTATGTCGGTCATGCAAATTGCAAATGAGTTGATGATTAGTGATAAAACGGTATTTGCACATAAATATACGGCTATGAAAAAATTTAATTTGCACAGTGATTATGAACTGTTGCTATTACTCAATAAGATGATAGAGAGGAACGATTGGCACAAATATTTTCACGGATATATGAAGTGA
- a CDS encoding helix-turn-helix domain-containing protein, giving the protein MILAEILKLTSIDIKDIPSDYLNSTLAKKPLEHIRTLMDSMSPYGEKITSVKGEVLRYQINGRRYCYLLESGSISLNRRGDGMVLNSERSPFIMGVSNQSAYGDRLYIRALEKSVLIRLPLERFNLLVEKFVLWESTCALLIYTSSRIFEHCTMIVQMSSYDIIKFQLNQLMHESPGFRANITAANYIKERTYLSRSNIMRIISDLRSAGLLTIEKGVLVELKSLPPKY; this is encoded by the coding sequence ATGATTTTGGCAGAGATATTAAAATTGACCTCAATAGATATTAAAGACATCCCTTCGGACTATTTAAATTCGACGTTAGCTAAAAAGCCGTTGGAACACATTCGGACATTAATGGATTCTATGAGTCCTTACGGTGAAAAAATCACCTCAGTAAAAGGCGAAGTTTTACGTTACCAGATCAATGGAAGACGCTACTGCTATTTACTGGAGAGCGGCAGCATTAGCCTAAACCGAAGAGGAGACGGAATGGTGCTGAACAGTGAAAGATCCCCTTTTATCATGGGCGTCAGTAATCAGTCTGCGTATGGTGACCGCCTTTACATTCGGGCTCTGGAGAAGTCTGTGTTAATCCGCCTGCCTCTGGAAAGATTTAATCTCTTAGTGGAAAAATTTGTTCTTTGGGAAAGTACCTGCGCTTTACTCATTTATACGTCATCACGCATTTTTGAACATTGCACAATGATTGTGCAAATGTCTTCTTATGACATAATAAAATTCCAGTTAAACCAGTTAATGCATGAATCACCCGGCTTTCGCGCCAACATCACTGCCGCTAATTACATAAAAGAGAGAACCTATCTTTCGCGCAGCAACATTATGCGTATCATTAGCGATCTGCGAAGTGCAGGGTTACTTACCATAGAAAAAGGCGTTCTCGTAGAACTTAAATCACTACCACCAAAGTATTGA
- a CDS encoding fimbrial protein — MKKNLFMPMLLVVGIGLPQLSWAMCYRITGTNTNSASNYYTEPGKGTAASWDGMPDGAGSIGTLPTVVNINNSAFQPDGTLLATGIVPMVGNQIYNPEQILFRCQAGDINNLYEYYATNGDSTYAGHVEVGTAAGLPQSYQTYVPGMALRATNMLTGEYYSRYWKARQLTNLDTDSQGWLLVKAKNFSNTKVELFRLSTSAGGWGATSTGIYPQSQPATYIAFKGPGFSNGLSVGADSNSQYDGWYGYWPGGVNLYNRLYIRRSATCVVNNVTPLVLFPTISVSQLQAGATVRQPINISFNCQTGSPANSGVTSFTSGVAANQTAMGILVNPGNAATAASLGLTSGSGVTYLVSDNYGTDPSVATGVGIQISRTNGTLLNLLSSLSGSVLGGNAAGWYPLLDDAVGGGVVSGVTTYNKTLNATLKALPGKTVTAGKVSATAQVIIQVQ, encoded by the coding sequence ATGAAAAAGAATCTCTTTATGCCAATGCTGCTGGTCGTTGGGATTGGCTTGCCGCAGCTCTCCTGGGCAATGTGCTACCGTATCACCGGGACGAACACAAACTCGGCCTCAAACTATTATACCGAGCCGGGGAAAGGGACGGCCGCCTCCTGGGATGGGATGCCGGATGGCGCTGGCTCTATAGGTACGCTGCCGACTGTGGTTAATATCAATAACAGCGCTTTTCAGCCAGACGGAACGCTGTTAGCCACGGGGATTGTGCCGATGGTAGGGAACCAGATCTATAACCCGGAGCAGATCCTGTTTCGCTGCCAGGCAGGTGATATTAATAATCTTTATGAATATTACGCGACCAACGGTGATTCAACTTATGCGGGTCACGTTGAGGTCGGGACGGCTGCGGGCTTGCCGCAAAGCTACCAGACTTATGTCCCCGGAATGGCGCTGCGCGCAACAAATATGCTGACAGGGGAGTATTACAGCCGTTACTGGAAGGCCCGACAGCTTACCAATCTTGATACAGATTCGCAGGGTTGGCTTTTGGTGAAAGCGAAGAACTTCAGCAATACCAAAGTGGAGTTATTTCGCCTCAGTACCAGCGCAGGCGGATGGGGGGCTACCAGTACCGGTATTTATCCCCAATCGCAGCCTGCCACTTATATCGCTTTTAAGGGCCCTGGATTTTCTAACGGTTTAAGCGTGGGGGCAGATTCTAACTCGCAATATGATGGCTGGTATGGCTACTGGCCGGGGGGCGTTAATCTCTATAACCGTCTGTATATCCGCCGCTCTGCAACCTGTGTCGTTAATAATGTGACGCCATTAGTCCTTTTCCCGACGATTTCCGTCTCCCAACTGCAGGCGGGGGCAACAGTACGACAGCCGATTAATATCTCATTTAACTGCCAGACAGGCAGCCCGGCGAACAGCGGGGTTACATCATTCACGAGTGGTGTCGCGGCCAATCAGACTGCAATGGGTATTCTGGTCAATCCGGGTAATGCGGCAACGGCTGCGTCATTAGGTCTGACGTCAGGGTCTGGTGTCACTTATTTGGTTTCAGATAACTACGGTACGGATCCTTCGGTCGCTACCGGAGTAGGTATTCAGATAAGCAGAACCAATGGGACGCTGCTTAATTTACTCAGTTCGTTAAGTGGTTCGGTATTGGGTGGGAATGCTGCGGGCTGGTATCCGCTTCTGGATGATGCTGTAGGCGGGGGCGTGGTTAGTGGGGTGACGACCTACAACAAAACGTTAAATGCGACCCTGAAAGCGTTGCCTGGAAAAACGGTTACTGCAGGTAAAGTAAGCGCAACCGCTCAAGTCATTATCCAGGTGCAGTAA
- a CDS encoding fimbrial biogenesis chaperone, whose translation MTMRAFCRLFIFIPACILMLCSPVMASVVMLNTRVIYPADTQSQTLQFSNNDNIPYVMQVWSDVNDPASTPDKTNAPFMSVPALFRIEPHTGQSVRLIFTGKDLPQDRESLFYLNSVQIPPKNAIKGSQNQMSVILRNRMKIFYRPKDIVGNPDSVAQQIHFSLKEESGRWRVVAENTSGYYASVITASLVTGTQNIPIQASMIPPKTTVTWPVNKKGQSISAASKLKFTLINDYGGQTYAQADLVR comes from the coding sequence ATGACTATGAGAGCATTTTGCCGACTTTTTATTTTTATCCCGGCTTGCATTTTGATGCTCTGCTCGCCGGTGATGGCGAGCGTTGTGATGCTAAATACCAGGGTTATTTATCCGGCAGATACTCAATCTCAAACGCTCCAGTTTTCTAATAATGACAATATTCCATATGTGATGCAGGTGTGGTCCGATGTGAACGATCCTGCTTCTACACCAGATAAAACCAATGCTCCCTTTATGTCGGTTCCGGCTCTCTTTCGGATTGAACCACATACCGGACAGTCAGTCAGGCTGATATTTACTGGTAAAGATTTACCTCAGGATCGTGAGTCTTTATTTTATCTTAACTCAGTACAGATCCCTCCAAAAAATGCGATTAAGGGCAGTCAGAACCAAATGTCTGTTATTCTGCGTAATCGCATGAAGATATTTTATCGACCAAAAGATATTGTGGGTAATCCGGATAGTGTTGCCCAACAGATCCATTTCTCGTTAAAAGAAGAAAGTGGTCGCTGGAGGGTAGTTGCGGAAAATACGTCTGGATATTATGCCTCTGTCATTACCGCCTCTCTTGTGACAGGCACACAAAATATTCCAATCCAGGCCAGTATGATTCCACCAAAAACAACGGTAACCTGGCCGGTAAATAAGAAAGGACAGTCGATATCAGCAGCAAGTAAATTGAAGTTCACACTAATTAATGATTATGGTGGCCAGACTTACGCGCAGGCGGATCTCGTCAGATAA
- a CDS encoding fimbrial protein, giving the protein MNNKFIAVAFTTAAVLGTVSTTVYADNTIKFQGEVADQTCTVNVNGNASSPLVLLPTVPASSLTTAGTTAGTTNFTIDISGCTASTSDTAIKTIFVGNNLTSNGRMGNTGSATNVSLQLVDPATPATPLDLTGQTGAPGLNLVANATSASHDFAVQYYSEGAATAGSVLGSVQYAISYQ; this is encoded by the coding sequence ATGAACAATAAATTTATAGCTGTCGCTTTTACCACCGCAGCCGTATTAGGTACTGTTTCTACTACCGTATATGCTGATAATACTATTAAGTTTCAGGGTGAAGTTGCAGATCAAACCTGTACTGTAAATGTGAATGGTAATGCGTCTTCTCCTCTGGTTTTATTGCCAACCGTTCCTGCCTCATCTTTGACCACCGCCGGAACAACGGCAGGCACGACTAATTTCACAATTGATATTTCAGGATGTACGGCTTCAACTTCCGATACCGCGATTAAAACCATTTTTGTCGGTAATAATCTGACCAGTAATGGTCGTATGGGAAACACTGGATCTGCAACAAATGTCTCTTTACAGCTGGTCGATCCAGCAACGCCAGCGACCCCGCTTGATCTGACGGGTCAGACTGGTGCGCCAGGGTTAAATCTGGTGGCAAACGCAACGTCGGCCTCTCATGATTTTGCGGTGCAGTACTACTCCGAAGGTGCTGCAACAGCGGGTTCTGTGCTGGGTAGCGTTCAATACGCTATTTCTTACCAGTAA
- a CDS encoding fimbrial biogenesis chaperone: MNKISIAVAGVLMLLLSRLVLAGVMVESSRVVFSAADPERTLILFNSNAYPVIVQSWVDDGSPDGTPENAINSPVMPLPGIFRLEPGERKSLRLLATQMPLPTDREVLYWLNIYEIPPADARLPKEAMLVKVAVRLQLKLFCRPAHLELSVDDVAEKQQFSIFRQPGLLALKVTNPTPYYATFDSVEVTDGSESQQVNVGMLAPFASKTLRLNGNQMDFPKKIHFLLINDDGNRVERNDTLR; this comes from the coding sequence ATGAACAAAATAAGCATAGCGGTTGCCGGTGTGTTGATGCTTTTGCTGAGTAGACTGGTGTTAGCCGGTGTGATGGTGGAATCATCTCGGGTGGTCTTTTCCGCAGCGGACCCAGAACGTACGTTGATACTATTCAATAGTAATGCATACCCGGTTATCGTCCAGAGCTGGGTTGACGATGGCTCACCAGACGGTACGCCGGAAAATGCGATCAACTCCCCGGTCATGCCGCTGCCCGGTATTTTTCGTCTCGAGCCTGGAGAGAGGAAAAGTCTTCGGTTACTGGCTACACAGATGCCGCTACCGACCGATCGTGAGGTGCTTTACTGGCTTAATATCTATGAAATCCCCCCCGCGGATGCCCGCCTGCCAAAAGAGGCGATGCTGGTAAAAGTAGCGGTACGCTTACAGTTGAAGCTGTTCTGTCGCCCAGCGCATCTGGAATTGTCCGTGGATGATGTGGCGGAGAAACAGCAGTTCAGCATTTTTCGCCAACCTGGTTTGCTGGCGCTGAAAGTGACAAACCCCACGCCGTATTACGCCACTTTTGACAGCGTTGAGGTGACTGATGGTAGCGAATCGCAGCAGGTTAATGTTGGTATGTTGGCACCTTTTGCCAGTAAAACACTGCGGCTCAATGGGAATCAGATGGACTTTCCCAAGAAGATCCATTTTTTGCTGATTAATGATGATGGGAATCGTGTAGAGAGAAATGACACCCTAAGATAA
- a CDS encoding fimbria/pilus outer membrane usher protein has product MIMVARLTRRRISSDKIYPDKNFLTDFYIQGIGMNMINKNPPQDDFSKNKNIVALGLPFECKTRLKPLVLLLWMITPLMASASDALVSAKTDQFEFDNSMLIGAAKDQNILARFDKADSVAPGEYQVDIFINGNFYNRQAVLFSADKKNQVSPCFSREQLTAIGILPGSIQAKDDHDACLRVTEHVQGSSAQFDFSQLRLNILIPQAQMMRSARGAVPLESLTAGDTVLFTNYDTNFYRTQASGNYNSDSTYLGLNSGINLGLWQLRQLSNYTRYSTNNGPDSSHWKSVRTYVQHPIPAINSELTLGDSYTSGSFFSSLGFLGIQLETDDRMIPESQRGYAPTIRGIASTTAKVTVSQSGTQIYQTTVAPGAFVIDDLYPTSYEGDLVVEIQEADGRVSSFTVPFAAVPGSMRPGRSHVSLSAGQVRDIGDSDDMFADATWQTGLTNAITTNSGVRISDGYQALLGGAVFASELGAFGVNAVYSRANMFGDYLTGWRFGTNYSRTFVPTSTTLALAGYRYSTQGYRDLTDVLGIRSAANSDSTWTSSTYEQRNQFVVTLSQGLGQLGQAYVSGSTTTYRGGRGRDTQFQVGYSNHYNSLSYNLSMSRQQTGRTRYGVQNINVNDGSDTSNSRTENVFMFSVSLPLGAGSRSPILTTGYSHQSDNGGHDSYQSSLTGTLGESQNTAYSLNAAYDNGGSGSSAGASLTQQLPFATIGGTLSHGKGYTQYGASARGAVVAHAGGVTPGPYLSDTFALVEAKGASGAEVGGGMGATINNSGYALVPSVVPYTFNDITLDAKGISNPNAELVDNQQRVAPYAGSMVKVRFRTLEGYALLIRLAAGGEEPLPLGADVYDSKNRVIGLVGQGNQIYARASSRQGTLKIKLGDAAAGLCLLNYDLRGQEMNKSMYHLTLPCRRN; this is encoded by the coding sequence ATGATTATGGTGGCCAGACTTACGCGCAGGCGGATCTCGTCAGATAAGATTTACCCCGATAAAAATTTTTTGACGGATTTTTATATACAGGGGATAGGGATGAATATGATTAATAAAAACCCCCCTCAGGATGATTTTTCTAAAAACAAAAATATTGTTGCTTTAGGCCTGCCTTTTGAATGTAAAACCCGGCTTAAACCATTGGTATTGCTTCTGTGGATGATTACACCGCTCATGGCTTCTGCATCGGATGCGCTCGTTTCTGCAAAAACAGATCAGTTTGAGTTTGATAACAGTATGTTGATTGGTGCGGCTAAAGATCAAAATATTCTCGCTCGTTTTGATAAAGCGGATTCGGTTGCGCCAGGAGAGTATCAGGTCGATATTTTCATCAATGGGAATTTTTATAATCGCCAGGCAGTATTATTTTCTGCAGATAAAAAAAATCAGGTTTCTCCCTGTTTTTCTCGCGAGCAACTTACGGCTATTGGAATTTTGCCTGGAAGTATTCAGGCCAAAGATGATCATGATGCTTGCCTGCGGGTGACTGAACATGTTCAGGGGAGCAGCGCTCAGTTTGATTTTTCCCAACTGCGTCTGAATATATTGATCCCGCAGGCGCAGATGATGCGTTCGGCGCGCGGGGCGGTGCCGCTGGAGAGTCTTACCGCAGGCGACACCGTATTATTTACGAATTATGACACCAACTTTTATCGCACCCAGGCAAGCGGTAATTACAACAGCGATTCGACTTATCTTGGGCTTAATTCCGGGATAAACCTCGGCTTATGGCAACTGCGCCAGCTATCAAATTATACCCGTTATTCTACGAATAATGGTCCGGACAGCAGCCATTGGAAATCAGTACGAACCTATGTTCAGCACCCCATCCCGGCAATCAACAGTGAATTGACGTTGGGTGACAGCTATACCTCTGGAAGCTTTTTCAGCAGCCTTGGCTTTCTTGGTATTCAACTGGAAACCGACGATCGCATGATACCGGAATCCCAACGTGGCTATGCTCCGACAATTCGTGGTATCGCCTCGACAACGGCTAAAGTCACGGTCAGTCAATCGGGTACCCAAATCTATCAGACGACCGTTGCGCCAGGCGCCTTTGTTATCGACGATCTTTATCCGACCAGCTACGAAGGTGATTTGGTTGTCGAAATTCAGGAGGCGGATGGACGCGTGTCGTCATTTACCGTTCCCTTTGCGGCGGTACCAGGCTCTATGCGGCCTGGTCGCTCGCACGTCAGCCTTTCGGCAGGCCAGGTACGGGATATTGGCGATAGCGATGATATGTTCGCTGATGCCACCTGGCAGACCGGCCTGACTAACGCCATCACCACTAACTCAGGGGTACGTATTTCCGATGGCTATCAGGCTTTACTGGGTGGGGCTGTCTTTGCCAGTGAACTCGGGGCATTCGGTGTTAATGCCGTTTATTCTCGGGCGAATATGTTCGGTGACTACCTGACTGGTTGGCGATTCGGTACTAACTATAGCCGCACGTTTGTACCGACGTCCACGACCCTGGCTCTGGCGGGTTATCGATATTCAACTCAAGGTTATCGCGATTTAACCGACGTATTGGGGATTCGTAGCGCGGCGAATAGCGACAGTACATGGACGTCAAGCACCTATGAACAGAGAAACCAGTTTGTTGTGACACTAAGTCAGGGGCTTGGTCAGCTTGGGCAGGCCTATGTTTCAGGTTCAACCACGACCTACCGTGGCGGCCGTGGTCGCGATACGCAGTTTCAGGTTGGCTACTCCAATCATTACAACTCGCTAAGTTACAATCTTTCAATGAGTCGGCAGCAGACAGGGCGCACACGGTATGGCGTGCAGAATATAAATGTTAATGATGGCAGTGATACGAGTAATAGTCGTACAGAGAATGTTTTTATGTTTTCCGTCTCACTCCCACTGGGGGCCGGGTCGCGCTCCCCGATTCTGACGACCGGATATAGCCATCAGTCTGACAATGGCGGTCACGATAGCTATCAATCATCGCTGACGGGGACCCTGGGGGAGTCACAGAACACCGCCTATAGCCTGAATGCCGCTTACGATAATGGCGGTAGCGGCAGCAGTGCGGGCGCCAGTCTTACTCAGCAACTTCCCTTTGCAACTATCGGAGGAACTCTTTCGCACGGCAAAGGTTACACCCAGTATGGCGCAAGCGCGCGTGGCGCGGTGGTGGCCCATGCTGGTGGCGTGACGCCTGGGCCATATTTATCCGACACCTTTGCATTAGTTGAAGCGAAGGGAGCCAGCGGTGCCGAAGTAGGAGGAGGAATGGGGGCGACGATTAACAATTCAGGTTACGCGCTTGTCCCTTCGGTGGTTCCTTACACCTTCAACGATATTACTCTGGATGCTAAAGGAATCAGTAATCCGAACGCTGAGCTGGTAGACAACCAACAACGCGTTGCACCTTATGCTGGATCGATGGTGAAAGTGCGCTTCAGAACGCTTGAAGGGTACGCCCTTTTAATCAGGCTTGCAGCGGGAGGAGAGGAGCCGTTACCACTTGGTGCCGACGTTTACGATAGCAAGAATCGGGTTATTGGCCTTGTGGGGCAGGGTAATCAAATTTATGCGCGAGCATCTAGCCGACAAGGCACGCTGAAGATCAAATTGGGCGATGCCGCTGCCGGGCTGTGCCTTTTGAATTATGACCTTCGTGGCCAGGAAATGAACAAGTCAATGTATCACCTGACGCTGCCGTGTCGCAGGAATTAA